One genomic segment of Arachis duranensis cultivar V14167 chromosome 4, aradu.V14167.gnm2.J7QH, whole genome shotgun sequence includes these proteins:
- the LOC110280422 gene encoding uncharacterized protein LOC110280422, giving the protein MVGEAVRNGRIEPLLVGGEHVELSHLQFADDTILFCPPNTETVVHYKRLLRCFELMSGLSINYDKSNMIPVNCEQEWVDQACGLLGCKQAVLPVRYLGISLGANPRLVKTWKPVIDKVQEKLSLWKAKVLNKAGKLILIKSVLNSLPIYYLSLYKMPKAVADKLVALQRRFMWGKGDGKDGIPLVKWELVQAPKKAGGLGVGDAVLWNTALLFKWWWRFSKEDCPLWKKIVCSCNNLSPDVMLVNQKIPEKGGPWKDI; this is encoded by the coding sequence ATGGTGGGGGAGGCAGTCAGGAACGGACGCATTGAACCACTACTGGTTGGAGGTGAGCATGTAGAACTATCGCACCTTCAATTTGCGGATGATACGATATTATTTTGTCCCCCAAACACAGAGACAGTGGTGCATTATAAGAGACTGTTACGGTGTTTTGAGTTGATGTCGGGGTTGAGCATCAATTATGATAAGTCAAATATGATACCAGTAAACTGTGAGCAGGAGTGGGTTGATCAGGCGTGCGGCCTCTTGGGGTGCAAGCAAGCTGTGTTACCGGTTAGGTACCTGGGAATCTCTCTAGGTGCGAATCCGAGGCTAGTGAAGACTTGGAAACCAGTCATCGATAAGGTGCAAGAAAAGCTCAGCCTATGGAAAGCGAAGGTGTTGAATAAAGCAGGAAAGCTTATTCTCATTAAGTCGGTGTTGAATAGCCTGCCGATATATTACTTAAGTCTGTACAAGATGCCAAAGGCGGTTGCGGACAAGCTGGTTGCGTTGCAAAGGAGATTTATGTGGGGTAAGGGGGATGGAAAGGATGGTATCCCATTAGTTAAGTGGGAGTTGGTTCAGGCTCCGAAGAAGGCTGGGGGTTTGGGGGTTGGGGATGCAGTGCTTTGGAACACAGCACTCttgtttaagtggtggtggcggttttcaaaggaggattgcCCCTTATGGAAGAAAATTGTCTGCTCCTGTAACAATTTGAGCCCTGATGTCATGTTGGTAAATCAGAAGATACCAGAGAAAGGCGGGCCATGGAAGGACATATGA